A part of Paenibacillus antri genomic DNA contains:
- a CDS encoding MATE family efflux transporter, whose amino-acid sequence MYHAKSAKDKLRLFLTIMWPILVTQVGYNAMTLFDTIMSGRAGTADLAGVAIGSSLWMPAYVALTGVLIAVTPTVSQLVGAGRTDRIAPSVTQAIYLSAVIAAFVYAAGALALDPILSFMKLDADVHDIAKRYLIGLSYGILPLFLSGVIRNYFDAQGYTRITMAIVLFAVPCNIVLNYVLIFGKLGFPAMGGVGAGYATAATYWLIFLISVWLCFRLEAPRLQGLFRRWPAPSLRAFKELLAIGVPIGLSVFFEASIFSVVTLLMGTSFDTVTIASHQAAISFAALLFMMPLSISMALTIMVGYEIGAGRSADARQYSIIGVTAAVGVVAAMAVVVYFNRGFIASWYTEAPEVAAMTQHFLIYALVFQLSDASQASLQGALRGYKDVTVPFVTALIAYWAIGIPAGYALSWTALGPYGYWVGIIAGLTCAAVGFAIRLRHVQRRAGLSSGGA is encoded by the coding sequence ATGTACCACGCGAAATCCGCCAAAGACAAACTGCGCTTATTTCTAACCATCATGTGGCCGATCCTCGTTACGCAGGTCGGCTATAACGCCATGACCTTATTCGATACGATCATGTCCGGCCGCGCCGGCACCGCCGACTTGGCGGGCGTCGCCATCGGTTCGAGCCTCTGGATGCCCGCCTACGTCGCCTTAACCGGCGTGTTGATCGCGGTCACCCCGACCGTCTCCCAGCTCGTAGGGGCGGGCCGGACGGATCGGATCGCGCCTTCGGTCACGCAAGCGATCTATCTGTCGGCCGTCATCGCCGCGTTCGTATACGCCGCGGGCGCGCTCGCCCTCGACCCGATATTGTCGTTCATGAAGCTCGACGCCGACGTGCACGACATCGCGAAGCGGTATTTGATCGGGTTGTCCTACGGCATCCTGCCGTTGTTTCTGTCGGGCGTGATCCGGAATTACTTCGACGCGCAAGGGTATACGCGCATCACGATGGCCATCGTGCTGTTCGCCGTGCCTTGCAATATCGTCCTGAACTATGTACTCATCTTCGGCAAGCTCGGCTTCCCCGCCATGGGCGGCGTCGGGGCCGGCTACGCCACCGCCGCGACGTATTGGCTTATTTTCCTGATCAGCGTCTGGCTGTGCTTCCGCTTGGAAGCGCCCCGGCTTCAAGGCTTGTTCCGCCGCTGGCCGGCGCCTTCCCTGCGCGCCTTCAAGGAACTGCTTGCGATCGGCGTGCCGATCGGCTTATCCGTCTTCTTCGAAGCGAGCATCTTCTCGGTCGTCACCTTGCTCATGGGCACGTCGTTCGATACGGTGACGATCGCTTCGCACCAGGCGGCGATCAGCTTCGCGGCCCTCCTGTTCATGATGCCGCTCAGCATCTCCATGGCGCTCACCATCATGGTCGGCTACGAGATCGGCGCCGGCCGAAGCGCCGACGCGCGGCAGTACAGCATCATCGGCGTGACCGCCGCCGTCGGCGTCGTCGCCGCCATGGCGGTCGTCGTGTATTTCAACCGCGGCTTCATCGCCTCCTGGTATACGGAAGCGCCCGAGGTCGCCGCGATGACGCAGCATTTCCTTATCTACGCGCTTGTCTTCCAGTTGTCCGACGCCTCCCAAGCGTCGCTGCAAGGGGCGCTGCGAGGGTATAAGGACGTCACCGTGCCGTTCGTCACCGCGTTGATCGCCTATTGGGCGATCGGCATCCCGGCCGGCTACGCCTTGTCGTGGACGGCGCTCGGTCCGTACGGCTACTGGGTCGGCATCATCGCCGGCCTCACCTGCGCGGCGGTCGGCTTCGCGATCCGGCTTCGTCACGTGCAGCGGCGCGCGGGTCTCTCCTCGGGCGGCGCGTAA
- a CDS encoding ribulokinase — MSSKKYAIGVDYGTESGRAVLVDLNDGAEIADHVTPYPHGVIDEALPESGVRLGHEWALQHPNDYLEVLKRSVPAVMRASGVDPADVIGLGIDFTACTMLPVDASGEPLCFKPELKANPHSWVKLWKHHAAQDEANKINAIAAQRGEAFLPRYGGKISSEWMIAKAWQILDEAPDVYDRADRFMEAADWVVNQMTGSFARNSCTAGYKAIWHKKEGYPSKDFFKALDPRLEHLAETKLRGDVVPLGTKAGELTEAMAQAMGLKAGIAVAVGNVDAHAAVPGVGVVTPGKLVMAMGTSICHMLLGTEEREVEGMCGVVEDGIIPGYLGYEAGQSAVGDIFAWFVDNSVPAYAHEAAKAEGENIHAYLERKASAYKPGEIGLVALDWWNGNRSVLVDTELSGLFLGLTLSTKPEEMYRALLEATAFGTRKIVEAFHSNGVPVDELYACGGLPQKNRLLMQIYADVTNREIKIADSKQTPALGAAMFGAVAAGAANGGYDNIVDAARKMARVREETFKPIPENVAVYEKLYQEYNALHDYFGRGANDVMKRLKAIRNAALH, encoded by the coding sequence ATGAGTTCCAAAAAGTATGCGATCGGCGTCGACTACGGCACCGAATCCGGGCGCGCCGTATTGGTCGACTTGAACGACGGCGCGGAGATCGCCGATCACGTGACGCCGTACCCGCACGGCGTCATCGACGAAGCGCTGCCGGAATCCGGCGTCCGCCTCGGCCACGAATGGGCGCTGCAGCACCCGAACGATTATCTCGAGGTGTTGAAGCGGTCGGTCCCGGCCGTCATGCGGGCGTCCGGCGTCGATCCGGCCGACGTCATCGGCCTCGGCATCGACTTCACGGCATGCACGATGCTGCCGGTGGACGCCTCCGGCGAACCGCTCTGCTTCAAGCCGGAGCTGAAGGCGAATCCCCATAGTTGGGTGAAGCTGTGGAAGCATCACGCCGCGCAGGACGAAGCCAACAAAATCAACGCGATCGCCGCGCAACGAGGCGAAGCGTTCCTGCCGCGTTACGGCGGCAAAATATCGTCCGAGTGGATGATCGCGAAAGCTTGGCAAATTCTCGACGAGGCGCCGGACGTCTACGACCGCGCCGACCGATTCATGGAAGCCGCCGACTGGGTCGTCAACCAAATGACCGGCAGCTTCGCGCGCAACAGCTGCACCGCCGGCTACAAGGCGATTTGGCATAAGAAGGAAGGCTACCCGAGCAAAGACTTCTTCAAGGCGCTCGATCCTCGCCTCGAGCATCTCGCCGAGACGAAGCTGCGCGGCGACGTCGTTCCGCTCGGCACGAAGGCGGGCGAGCTGACGGAGGCTATGGCGCAAGCGATGGGCCTCAAGGCCGGCATCGCCGTCGCCGTCGGCAACGTGGACGCGCACGCGGCCGTTCCGGGCGTCGGCGTCGTCACGCCGGGCAAGCTCGTCATGGCGATGGGCACGTCGATCTGCCATATGCTGCTCGGCACGGAAGAACGCGAGGTCGAAGGCATGTGCGGCGTCGTCGAAGACGGCATCATCCCGGGCTATTTGGGCTACGAGGCCGGGCAATCCGCCGTCGGCGACATCTTCGCTTGGTTCGTCGACAATAGCGTGCCGGCGTACGCGCACGAAGCCGCGAAGGCGGAAGGCGAGAACATCCACGCCTATCTCGAACGGAAGGCTTCCGCCTACAAGCCCGGCGAGATCGGCCTCGTCGCGCTCGACTGGTGGAACGGGAACCGCTCGGTGCTCGTCGATACGGAGCTGAGCGGCCTGTTTCTCGGCTTGACGCTCTCGACGAAGCCCGAAGAGATGTATCGCGCGCTGCTGGAAGCGACCGCGTTCGGCACGCGGAAAATCGTCGAAGCGTTCCATTCGAACGGCGTGCCGGTCGACGAGCTGTACGCGTGCGGCGGACTGCCGCAAAAAAACCGGCTGCTGATGCAAATCTACGCCGACGTGACGAACCGCGAAATCAAAATCGCGGATTCGAAGCAGACGCCGGCGCTCGGCGCGGCGATGTTCGGCGCCGTGGCGGCGGGCGCGGCGAACGGCGGCTACGACAATATCGTCGACGCCGCGCGGAAGATGGCCCGCGTGCGCGAGGAGACGTTCAAGCCGATCCCGGAGAACGTCGCCGTCTACGAGAAGCTGTACCAAGAATACAACGCCTTGCACGACTACTTCGGGCGCGGCGCGAACGACGTCATGAAGCGGCTGAAAGCGATCCGCAACGCGGCGCTTCATTAA
- the araA gene encoding L-arabinose isomerase has product MKTMKEYRFWFVTGSQHLYGPETLLEVEAHSRDIVDSLNRDAAVSGTIEFKAVLTTPEDILKFCLEASADDSCSGVITWMHTFSPAKMWIGGLSQLNKPLLHLHTQYNRDIPWDTIDMDFMNTNQAAHGDREYGFINTRMGISRKVVVGHWSEAGVRHRIGGWMRTAAAFLEGRRLKVARFGDNMRQVAVTEGNKVSAQIQFGWSVNTYGVGDLAQRVNDVSEADVNALMDEYDALYSIVEAGRAPGPIRDAIRYQARIELGMKAFLTEGGFTAFTTTFEDLHGLEQLPGLACQRLMEQGYGFAGEGDWKTAALLRVSKLMAGNVGTSFMEDYTYHMEPGNELVLGSHMLEICPTIAATKPRIEVHPLGIGGKADPARLVFDGRGGRALNATVIDLGGRFRLLINVVDAVQPERAMPKLPVARVLWKPQPSLNESAEAWILAGGAHHTVFSYNIAPEQLIDWAEMAGIESVVIDADTRPLAFRNELRLSDMAWKLK; this is encoded by the coding sequence ATGAAAACGATGAAGGAATACCGGTTCTGGTTCGTTACCGGCAGTCAGCACTTATACGGTCCGGAAACTTTACTGGAAGTCGAAGCTCACTCCCGCGACATCGTCGACAGCTTGAACCGCGACGCCGCCGTATCCGGCACGATCGAGTTCAAGGCCGTTCTGACGACGCCGGAGGACATCCTGAAGTTTTGCCTCGAGGCGTCGGCGGACGATTCGTGCTCGGGCGTCATCACATGGATGCATACGTTCTCGCCCGCCAAGATGTGGATCGGCGGCCTGTCGCAGCTGAACAAGCCGCTGCTCCACCTGCATACGCAATACAACCGCGATATTCCGTGGGACACGATCGACATGGACTTCATGAATACGAATCAGGCGGCGCACGGCGACCGCGAGTACGGCTTCATTAATACGCGAATGGGGATCTCGCGTAAAGTCGTCGTCGGCCACTGGAGCGAAGCGGGCGTTCGACATCGGATCGGCGGCTGGATGCGCACCGCGGCCGCGTTCCTCGAGGGGCGTCGGCTGAAGGTCGCCCGCTTCGGCGACAACATGCGTCAAGTCGCAGTTACCGAAGGCAACAAGGTCAGCGCGCAAATTCAATTCGGCTGGTCGGTGAACACGTACGGCGTCGGCGATCTCGCGCAACGCGTGAACGACGTCTCCGAAGCGGACGTGAACGCGCTGATGGACGAATACGACGCGTTGTATTCGATCGTCGAAGCCGGCCGCGCGCCGGGTCCGATTCGCGACGCGATCCGCTATCAGGCCCGCATCGAGCTCGGCATGAAGGCGTTCTTGACGGAAGGCGGCTTCACCGCCTTCACGACGACGTTCGAAGATTTGCACGGCCTCGAGCAGCTGCCGGGCCTCGCCTGCCAGCGCCTGATGGAGCAAGGCTACGGCTTCGCCGGCGAAGGCGATTGGAAGACGGCCGCGCTGCTCCGCGTCTCCAAGCTGATGGCCGGCAACGTCGGCACGTCGTTCATGGAAGACTACACTTACCATATGGAGCCGGGCAACGAGCTCGTCCTCGGCTCGCATATGCTGGAGATTTGCCCGACGATCGCGGCGACGAAGCCGCGAATCGAGGTGCATCCGCTCGGCATCGGCGGCAAAGCCGACCCGGCGCGCCTCGTCTTCGACGGACGCGGCGGCCGCGCGCTGAACGCGACCGTCATCGACCTCGGCGGCCGCTTCCGCCTCCTGATCAACGTCGTCGACGCGGTCCAGCCGGAGCGGGCGATGCCGAAGCTGCCGGTCGCGCGCGTGCTGTGGAAGCCGCAGCCGTCGCTGAACGAATCCGCGGAAGCTTGGATTCTCGCGGGCGGCGCGCACCATACGGTGTTCTCCTACAACATCGCGCCGGAGCAGCTGATCGATTGGGCCGAGATGGCCGGCATCGAATCCGTCGTCATCGACGCGGATACGCGGCCGCTCGCGTTCCGGAACGAGCTGCGCCTCAGCGACATGGCGTGGAAATTGAAGTAA